A part of Rhinoderma darwinii isolate aRhiDar2 chromosome 1, aRhiDar2.hap1, whole genome shotgun sequence genomic DNA contains:
- the LOC142759858 gene encoding perilipin-3-like isoform X2 yields the protein MSTNGTEPSAQVDETPEQQQNVVGRVTHLPLVSSACSVVSAAYNSTKDSHPYIRDVGDVAEKGAKTLTDAAVTGSKPLLSRLEPQIATANELACKGLDKLESTLPILHQPTEKVVSDTKELVTGARDTVVGTVTGARDTVTSAVSGIMGMAAGAVQGSMDVTRSVVSSVMDTHVGQFVTSSLDTVLGKSEEWADHYLPMTDEELSQLASTVEGFEVTPLQQQREQQSYYVRLGSLSSRLRHRAYQHSLGKVRSAQITTVATLAQLHQTIDLMETVKQSVHGGQEKLHQLWLEWSLKQSGTTSEDGETEPEQPLDSRVLSMTRMLTKQIQTTCFSLVSGAQGLPANIQDRMQQLRQTAQDLHASFSSAHSLGDISAGILTQSRERATKVHDHVNELLSYVVANTPLTWLVGPFAPQLVEHPETPEEPEAAISNLLPQIYALNLGLR from the exons ATGTCAACAAACGGAACGGAACCCTCTGCCCAGGTGGATGAGACTCCCGAGCAACAG CAGAATGTGGTGGGACGTGTTACACATCTACCTCTTGTCAGCTCTGCATGCAGTGTGGTGAGTGCGGCCTACAATTCTACTAAGGATAGTCACCCGTACATCCGCGACGTTGGTGATGTTGCTGAGAAAGGAGCAAAGACCTTAACTGATGCTGCAGTAACTGGATCAAAGCCTCTTCTAAGCCGACTGGAGCCGCAAA TTGCAACTGCTAATGAACTTGCCTGCAAAGGTTTAGACAAACTGGAATCAACACTGCCTATACTTCACCAGCCAACTGAGAAG GTTGTGTCTGACACAAAGGAGCTGGTGACTGGAGCTCGTGATACTGTAGTTGGTACAGTGACTGGTGCCCGTGACACTGTCACAAGTGCAGTGTCTGGTATAATGGGCATGGCAGCTGGTGCAGTACAGGGAAGCATGGACGTGACTCGGTCTGTAGTCTCATCAGTGATGGACACGCATGTAGGGCAGTTTGTAACCAGCAGCCTGGATACAGTCTTGGGGAAGTCTGAGGAGTGGGCCGATCACTACCTTCCTATGACAGATGAAGAGCTGT CTCAACTTGCCTCCACTGTAGAGGGATTTGAAGTAACTCCACTTCAACAACAAAGGGAACAGCAGAGTTACTATGTTCGTTTGGGTTCTTTGTCTTCTCGTCTGCGTCATCGAGCATACCAGCATTCTCTGGGCAAGGTGAGGAGTGCCCAGATCACCACTGTGGCAACTCTAGCACAGCTTCACCAAACTATTGACCTG ATGGAAACAGTCAAGCAGAGCGTTCATGGTGGCCAAGAGAAACTGCACCAGCTGTGGCTGGAATGGAGTCTCAAGCAATCGGGAACCACATCTGAAGATGGGGAGACTGAACCTGAACAG cctTTGGATTCTCGAGTGTTATCCATGACCCGTATGCTGACCAAGCAAATACAAACTACTTGCTTTAGTCTAGTCTCCGGGGCACAGGGTCTTCCAGCCAACATACAGGACCGAATGCAACAACTCCGGCAAACTGCTCAGGACCTTCATGCTTCCTTCTCCTCTGCTCACTCACTTGGAGATATTTCTGCAGGAATTCTGACACAAAGCAGAGAACGAGCCACAAAAGTCCATGACCACGTGAATGAGCTTTTAAGCTATGTGGTGGCAAATACTCCCTTGACGTGGCTGGTAGGCCCTTTTGCCCCTCAGCTGGTTGAACATCCAGAAACGCCTGAAGAACCTGAGGCGGCAATAAGTAATCTGTTGCCCCAAATATATGCACTTAATCTTGGTCTGAGGTAG
- the LOC142759858 gene encoding perilipin-3-like isoform X1 gives MCHCKTPHSSISWHELPPPPQGMKIHWQQVLQNVVGRVTHLPLVSSACSVVSAAYNSTKDSHPYIRDVGDVAEKGAKTLTDAAVTGSKPLLSRLEPQIATANELACKGLDKLESTLPILHQPTEKVVSDTKELVTGARDTVVGTVTGARDTVTSAVSGIMGMAAGAVQGSMDVTRSVVSSVMDTHVGQFVTSSLDTVLGKSEEWADHYLPMTDEELSQLASTVEGFEVTPLQQQREQQSYYVRLGSLSSRLRHRAYQHSLGKVRSAQITTVATLAQLHQTIDLMETVKQSVHGGQEKLHQLWLEWSLKQSGTTSEDGETEPEQPLDSRVLSMTRMLTKQIQTTCFSLVSGAQGLPANIQDRMQQLRQTAQDLHASFSSAHSLGDISAGILTQSRERATKVHDHVNELLSYVVANTPLTWLVGPFAPQLVEHPETPEEPEAAISNLLPQIYALNLGLR, from the exons ATGTGTCACTGCAAGACTCCACATTCCAGTATCTCTTGGCatgaactgccccccccccctcagggcATGAAGATCCATTGGCAACAAGTGTTG CAGAATGTGGTGGGACGTGTTACACATCTACCTCTTGTCAGCTCTGCATGCAGTGTGGTGAGTGCGGCCTACAATTCTACTAAGGATAGTCACCCGTACATCCGCGACGTTGGTGATGTTGCTGAGAAAGGAGCAAAGACCTTAACTGATGCTGCAGTAACTGGATCAAAGCCTCTTCTAAGCCGACTGGAGCCGCAAA TTGCAACTGCTAATGAACTTGCCTGCAAAGGTTTAGACAAACTGGAATCAACACTGCCTATACTTCACCAGCCAACTGAGAAG GTTGTGTCTGACACAAAGGAGCTGGTGACTGGAGCTCGTGATACTGTAGTTGGTACAGTGACTGGTGCCCGTGACACTGTCACAAGTGCAGTGTCTGGTATAATGGGCATGGCAGCTGGTGCAGTACAGGGAAGCATGGACGTGACTCGGTCTGTAGTCTCATCAGTGATGGACACGCATGTAGGGCAGTTTGTAACCAGCAGCCTGGATACAGTCTTGGGGAAGTCTGAGGAGTGGGCCGATCACTACCTTCCTATGACAGATGAAGAGCTGT CTCAACTTGCCTCCACTGTAGAGGGATTTGAAGTAACTCCACTTCAACAACAAAGGGAACAGCAGAGTTACTATGTTCGTTTGGGTTCTTTGTCTTCTCGTCTGCGTCATCGAGCATACCAGCATTCTCTGGGCAAGGTGAGGAGTGCCCAGATCACCACTGTGGCAACTCTAGCACAGCTTCACCAAACTATTGACCTG ATGGAAACAGTCAAGCAGAGCGTTCATGGTGGCCAAGAGAAACTGCACCAGCTGTGGCTGGAATGGAGTCTCAAGCAATCGGGAACCACATCTGAAGATGGGGAGACTGAACCTGAACAG cctTTGGATTCTCGAGTGTTATCCATGACCCGTATGCTGACCAAGCAAATACAAACTACTTGCTTTAGTCTAGTCTCCGGGGCACAGGGTCTTCCAGCCAACATACAGGACCGAATGCAACAACTCCGGCAAACTGCTCAGGACCTTCATGCTTCCTTCTCCTCTGCTCACTCACTTGGAGATATTTCTGCAGGAATTCTGACACAAAGCAGAGAACGAGCCACAAAAGTCCATGACCACGTGAATGAGCTTTTAAGCTATGTGGTGGCAAATACTCCCTTGACGTGGCTGGTAGGCCCTTTTGCCCCTCAGCTGGTTGAACATCCAGAAACGCCTGAAGAACCTGAGGCGGCAATAAGTAATCTGTTGCCCCAAATATATGCACTTAATCTTGGTCTGAGGTAG
- the LOC142759858 gene encoding perilipin-3-like isoform X3, with protein MSTNGTEPSAQVDETPEQQNVVGRVTHLPLVSSACSVVSAAYNSTKDSHPYIRDVGDVAEKGAKTLTDAAVTGSKPLLSRLEPQIATANELACKGLDKLESTLPILHQPTEKVVSDTKELVTGARDTVVGTVTGARDTVTSAVSGIMGMAAGAVQGSMDVTRSVVSSVMDTHVGQFVTSSLDTVLGKSEEWADHYLPMTDEELSQLASTVEGFEVTPLQQQREQQSYYVRLGSLSSRLRHRAYQHSLGKVRSAQITTVATLAQLHQTIDLMETVKQSVHGGQEKLHQLWLEWSLKQSGTTSEDGETEPEQPLDSRVLSMTRMLTKQIQTTCFSLVSGAQGLPANIQDRMQQLRQTAQDLHASFSSAHSLGDISAGILTQSRERATKVHDHVNELLSYVVANTPLTWLVGPFAPQLVEHPETPEEPEAAISNLLPQIYALNLGLR; from the exons ATGTCAACAAACGGAACGGAACCCTCTGCCCAGGTGGATGAGACTCCCGAGCAACAG AATGTGGTGGGACGTGTTACACATCTACCTCTTGTCAGCTCTGCATGCAGTGTGGTGAGTGCGGCCTACAATTCTACTAAGGATAGTCACCCGTACATCCGCGACGTTGGTGATGTTGCTGAGAAAGGAGCAAAGACCTTAACTGATGCTGCAGTAACTGGATCAAAGCCTCTTCTAAGCCGACTGGAGCCGCAAA TTGCAACTGCTAATGAACTTGCCTGCAAAGGTTTAGACAAACTGGAATCAACACTGCCTATACTTCACCAGCCAACTGAGAAG GTTGTGTCTGACACAAAGGAGCTGGTGACTGGAGCTCGTGATACTGTAGTTGGTACAGTGACTGGTGCCCGTGACACTGTCACAAGTGCAGTGTCTGGTATAATGGGCATGGCAGCTGGTGCAGTACAGGGAAGCATGGACGTGACTCGGTCTGTAGTCTCATCAGTGATGGACACGCATGTAGGGCAGTTTGTAACCAGCAGCCTGGATACAGTCTTGGGGAAGTCTGAGGAGTGGGCCGATCACTACCTTCCTATGACAGATGAAGAGCTGT CTCAACTTGCCTCCACTGTAGAGGGATTTGAAGTAACTCCACTTCAACAACAAAGGGAACAGCAGAGTTACTATGTTCGTTTGGGTTCTTTGTCTTCTCGTCTGCGTCATCGAGCATACCAGCATTCTCTGGGCAAGGTGAGGAGTGCCCAGATCACCACTGTGGCAACTCTAGCACAGCTTCACCAAACTATTGACCTG ATGGAAACAGTCAAGCAGAGCGTTCATGGTGGCCAAGAGAAACTGCACCAGCTGTGGCTGGAATGGAGTCTCAAGCAATCGGGAACCACATCTGAAGATGGGGAGACTGAACCTGAACAG cctTTGGATTCTCGAGTGTTATCCATGACCCGTATGCTGACCAAGCAAATACAAACTACTTGCTTTAGTCTAGTCTCCGGGGCACAGGGTCTTCCAGCCAACATACAGGACCGAATGCAACAACTCCGGCAAACTGCTCAGGACCTTCATGCTTCCTTCTCCTCTGCTCACTCACTTGGAGATATTTCTGCAGGAATTCTGACACAAAGCAGAGAACGAGCCACAAAAGTCCATGACCACGTGAATGAGCTTTTAAGCTATGTGGTGGCAAATACTCCCTTGACGTGGCTGGTAGGCCCTTTTGCCCCTCAGCTGGTTGAACATCCAGAAACGCCTGAAGAACCTGAGGCGGCAATAAGTAATCTGTTGCCCCAAATATATGCACTTAATCTTGGTCTGAGGTAG